A region of the Isosphaeraceae bacterium EP7 genome:
GTCAGGGAGTTGGCGATGTATTGAGAGCCGATCGTCGACGGCGGGGTACTCGAATTGCCCGTGACCTTGAGGGCGGCGCTCGGGGCGTAGAACGTCCCCCTCAGCGTGAAGCTCCCGTTGCCGGCGACGCTCACGTCCTGCGTCGAACCCCGGGCCTGGTAATAGATCAGGCCCTTGTAAGCCCGCGTGGAGCTGGCCGTCCCGTCCAGGCCAGAGAGATTGACCGTCCCCGAGGCATTGCCAGTGATCGAGAAGCCATCGCTGGAGCCGACTCCGGCGTTGTAAAACATCATCCCGCCGGTCCCGTCGCCCATCGTCATGGTGACGCCGGAGGTTTTCAGCCCTTTGTAGAGGTAGTAGATGCCACCTGCGGAGTTGGCGTCGGCCTGTTTGAAGATTACTTCGTCGCCGCTTTTGAACGAGGGCATCGGCGTCCCGCCGTTACCATCGTAGGCCCCGGGCGAGAGTGTGTACCGCTTTGCATTAGAGTTAGGTATCGACGTCATCGTGAAATTGCCGGGGGATGGTATCGCGGGTGCGGCCAGCAATTTAAGCGGATCCTCGATCGGCATTGAGCCGGTCTTGGGGGTGGTCGAGAACGAACCGCCGCCCGTGTAATCGCCGACGACTTCGATCGACGAGGCCTTCACTGAACCGCCGCCGGAATTCTTCAGGGCACCGACGTCGTTGGAGTTCACCATGATCGACCCGCCGTTGACCTCGACGGAGCCGCCGCCCGAGACGTTGAACTCGGCGGCGCCGGTGGGGGCGAGGGTCAGGATCGCGAAGTCGGAGGGTGCCCAGCGTCCCCTCGCGATCGCTCGGCCGGTGACCGGGATCCTCGACGAGCTCCAGATGGTGCTGAGGCCCCGCTCCTGAGCGTAGGTAACCCTGACCTCGACGTAGCCGGCCTTGCCGTTGTAGGACGAGGACTCGGCGGACTGGGGAGGGATGCTGACCGTCACCGCCACGTTGGCGGGGTCCGCCGGATAATTGGCCAGGGCGATGGCCCTGGCGGAATCGGCGGCCGAGCCGGGCGTATCGACCCCGGCGTGGGTCGCATAGTTCTTGTACAGGTCGATGGCGCCAGCCAGGGCCGCGGCGTCGGCGGCCGCCTGTACGTGGCGGCGCTCGGACATCAGGATGCCGCCGTCGACGATCAGAGCTGCGGCGCCCATCAGCACGCTGAGTGCCAGGACACACTGGACGGCGACCACCCCCCGGCGAGGGGCCCGCCGTCGGAGTGCGGAGCCGGCCGGCTTCGCTTCGACCCCACGGTGCGTCCGGCCTGCGGCCTCCCTGGGATTCAGTTGCACAGCGGCATCCTCGACGTACTCGTCAGCGTGATCGTCCTGGCAGCAGACCCCGGGAACGACGGGGCCCGCCACTTGTAACTGACCACCACGGTGACGTAATTGATCCGGTAGAGGGTGCTCGATCCGGTGGGCTGATAGATCGGCGACTTGCTCGAGTGGTCCCACGTCACCGTGGAGGTGATTTGGCCGGGGTCGAGCCCGACGGCCTTGGGGAGGATGGCCTGCGAGTAGACGGTCTCCTCCGTCGCCTCGGCCCCTCCGGTATCCTTTGCGTGGCCTGCCCCGTGCACCGATGCGTAACGCGCGCCCTCGCGGGCCAGCAGGGTCACCTGCTGATGGCAGGAGACGGCCATCCCGACGACGACCAGGCCGAAGATGAGCATGAACAGGACGGGCAGGACGAGTGCCGCTTCGAGCATGGCCGCACCGCGTCGCCGGCGGCAATTTCGGCTGGCGAGCATGATCCCTCCCGGGAATTCCTGGGTCGGCCGGGTGATCCCGGCGGTTAGGGGGCCACGCGCATCCTGACGGTGCGTGACACCTTGCACGTCGAGGCCGAGAGGACGCCGCAAAGCAGCGGGACTTCGTGGGCGACCTTCACCTCGACGTAGCTGCCATAGCTGTCGCTGGACGTGGAGAGGGAGACGTTCGAAGCGGTCAGCGCCGGCGACAGCGATGCGCCGTCCGCCATCGCGGCGGCCGCATAGTTCGCGTAGGGGGACCGTGCCGCGGCGGTCGCATCGCTCGCGTGCAGGGCGCCGTTGCGGGCACAATCGGTGATCGTCGCGTGCGCCGAGAGGACCCTGCCGATGTCGAGGCTTCCCAGGGCCAGCAAGCAAAGCCATGGGAGCAGGATCGTCAATTCGAGCGCCGCGGCGGCCTTCTTCCTCCGGCCCCGGACGGTGTGCCTCATCAACCACTCCTGGTGGAGAGTTATCGAGATTCAGTGCCGCTGCCATTTGAGGGCGGCGGGCGGAAGCTGCGGAGACTCCATGCGAAGGATAGGTCAGATTTTTGCGATGTGATCCCCGAGATTCCGATTTCGATCAGTCCTTGGGCTCGGAGAGCGCTTTCCGCGAATTGATGCATCCTGTACCGAGCCGTCCAGTCGGCTCGTGCCGGTGCGGGCCCGCGACCGTGAAGACCGGAGGGAGTTGCCTCCAGCAGCACGACATCCTGACTCACGACGGCCGCAACCGTTACCGGGCCTGCCAGGAGCTTGGCATCGAGCCGAACGTCCGGGAATGAGACGGCGACCCGGACAAATTGGTCGCCTATATCGTATCAGCAAACATGAACGTGATGCACCTGATCGAGACACAGAGGGGGATGATCGCCGGCAGATTGGCCAACCTCAGCAATGGAACCAATCAGCACCGGCCAATGATCGAGGGTAGCCCAATTGAACTACCCTCTGTTTCGCAGGCCGAGGCCGGCGACCTCCTCAACGTCGGCCTCAACACTGTGAAGCGGTCCAAGTCCGTC
Encoded here:
- a CDS encoding pilus assembly protein TadG-related protein → MQLNPREAAGRTHRGVEAKPAGSALRRRAPRRGVVAVQCVLALSVLMGAAALIVDGGILMSERRHVQAAADAAALAGAIDLYKNYATHAGVDTPGSAADSARAIALANYPADPANVAVTVSIPPQSAESSSYNGKAGYVEVRVTYAQERGLSTIWSSSRIPVTGRAIARGRWAPSDFAILTLAPTGAAEFNVSGGGSVEVNGGSIMVNSNDVGALKNSGGGSVKASSIEVVGDYTGGGSFSTTPKTGSMPIEDPLKLLAAPAIPSPGNFTMTSIPNSNAKRYTLSPGAYDGNGGTPMPSFKSGDEVIFKQADANSAGGIYYLYKGLKTSGVTMTMGDGTGGMMFYNAGVGSSDGFSITGNASGTVNLSGLDGTASSTRAYKGLIYYQARGSTQDVSVAGNGSFTLRGTFYAPSAALKVTGNSSTPPSTIGSQYIANSLTVSGGGAVVLDYNSGLVAPARFIGLVE
- a CDS encoding TadE/TadG family type IV pilus assembly protein, yielding MLASRNCRRRRGAAMLEAALVLPVLFMLIFGLVVVGMAVSCHQQVTLLAREGARYASVHGAGHAKDTGGAEATEETVYSQAILPKAVGLDPGQITSTVTWDHSSKSPIYQPTGSSTLYRINYVTVVVSYKWRAPSFPGSAARTITLTSTSRMPLCN
- a CDS encoding TadE/TadG family type IV pilus assembly protein, with translation MRHTVRGRRKKAAAALELTILLPWLCLLALGSLDIGRVLSAHATITDCARNGALHASDATAAARSPYANYAAAAMADGASLSPALTASNVSLSTSSDSYGSYVEVKVAHEVPLLCGVLSASTCKVSRTVRMRVAP